In Manis pentadactyla isolate mManPen7 chromosome 11, mManPen7.hap1, whole genome shotgun sequence, one DNA window encodes the following:
- the LTB4R gene encoding leukotriene B4 receptor 1 isoform X1: protein MCLPPPLLLSTSSLANLAKGTRTRVQPPGNRTDLGKATPLCLVSVIGTSFQPVAGKAFPSSPGVMFISLLAIILLSVALAVGLPGNSFVVWSILVKMRKRSVTALLVLNLALADLAVLLTAPFFLHFLAQGTWSFGLAGCRLFHYVCGVSMYASVLLIMAMSLDRSLAVARPFISQKLRTKAIACWVLVGIWGVSVLLAIPVIVYRKLTLRPNNRSLVCFLKYPSEGHRVFHLLFEAFTGFLLPFLAVVASYSDIGRRLQARRFRRSRRTGRLVALIILAFAAFWLPYHVVNLAEAGCLLAGRTAESGPTGHRLYLARQVLIALAFLSSSVNPVLYACAGGGLLRSVGVGWVAKLLEGTGSEALSTRHRGTVGQTMRDVRACPEPGPTESLAACTNSTE from the exons ATGTGTCTTCCGCCTCCCCTGCTTCTTAGCACTTCCTCTCTGGCTAACTTAGCCAAAGGCACCCGGACCAGGGTCCAGCCCCCTGGAAATAGGACAGACCTAGGGAAGGCTACACCACTCTGCCTTGTGTCTGTGATTGGCACCAGCTTCCAACCAGTAGCTGGTAAAGCCT TCCCCTCTTCTCCAGGTGTCATGTTCATATCTCTGCTGGCTATCATCCTACTGTCAGTGGCGCTGGCTGTGGGCCTTCCTGGCAACAGCTTTGTGGTGTGGAGCATACTGGTAAAGATGCGGAAGCGCTCTGTCACTGCCCTGCTGGTGCTGAACTTGGCTCTGGCTGACTTGGCTGTGTTGCTCACTGCCCCCTTTTTCCTCCACTTCCTGGCCCAAGGCACCTGGAGTTTTGGACTGGCAGGCTGCCGCCTGTTCCACTACGTCTGTGGAGTCAGCATGTATGCCAGTGTCCTGCTGATCATGGCTATGAGTCTGGACCGCTCACTGGCAGTGGCCCGCCCTTTTATATCGCAGAAGCTGCGCACCAAGGCGATTGCCTGCTGGGTGCTGGTAGGCATCTGGGGGGTGTCCGTTTTGCTGGCCATACCCGTCATCGTGTACCGCAAGTTAACCTTGAGACCAAACAACAGGAGCCTGGTCTGCTTCCTGAAGTACCCCAGTGAAGGACACAGGGTTTTTCATCTGCTCTTCGAGGCCTTCACTGGCTTTCTGCTGCCTTTCCTGGCCGTAGTGGCCAGCTACTCGGACATTGGGCGCAGGTTGCAGGCCCGGCGCTTCCGCCGCAGCCGCCGCACAGGCCGCCTGGTGGCGCTCATCATCCTGGCCTTCGCGGCCTTCTGGCTACCCTACCATGTGGTGAACCTGGCGGAGGCCGGCTGCTTGCTGGCCGGCAGGACCGCCGAGTCCGGGCCTACCGGGCATCGGCTGTACCTGGCCCGCCAAGTGCTCATCGCGCTGGCCTTCCTGAGCAGCAGCGTGAACCCCGTGCTGTACGCGTGCGCCGGCGGTGGCCTGCTGCGCTCAGTCGGCGTGGGCTGGGTTGCCAAGCTGTTGGAGGGCACGGGCTCCGAGGCGTTGAGCACCCGCCACAGGGGCACCGTGGGCCAGACGATGAGGGATGTCCGCGCCTGTCCTGAGCCTGGCCCCACCGAGAGCCTCGCTGCCTGCACCAACAGTACCGAGTGA
- the LTB4R gene encoding leukotriene B4 receptor 1 isoform X3 yields the protein MCLPPPLLLSTSSLANLAKGTRTRVQPPGNRTDLGKATPLCLVSVIGTSFQPVAGKACTWSFGLAGCRLFHYVCGVSMYASVLLIMAMSLDRSLAVARPFISQKLRTKAIACWVLVGIWGVSVLLAIPVIVYRKLTLRPNNRSLVCFLKYPSEGHRVFHLLFEAFTGFLLPFLAVVASYSDIGRRLQARRFRRSRRTGRLVALIILAFAAFWLPYHVVNLAEAGCLLAGRTAESGPTGHRLYLARQVLIALAFLSSSVNPVLYACAGGGLLRSVGVGWVAKLLEGTGSEALSTRHRGTVGQTMRDVRACPEPGPTESLAACTNSTE from the exons ATGTGTCTTCCGCCTCCCCTGCTTCTTAGCACTTCCTCTCTGGCTAACTTAGCCAAAGGCACCCGGACCAGGGTCCAGCCCCCTGGAAATAGGACAGACCTAGGGAAGGCTACACCACTCTGCCTTGTGTCTGTGATTGGCACCAGCTTCCAACCAGTAGCTGGTAAAGCCT GCACCTGGAGTTTTGGACTGGCAGGCTGCCGCCTGTTCCACTACGTCTGTGGAGTCAGCATGTATGCCAGTGTCCTGCTGATCATGGCTATGAGTCTGGACCGCTCACTGGCAGTGGCCCGCCCTTTTATATCGCAGAAGCTGCGCACCAAGGCGATTGCCTGCTGGGTGCTGGTAGGCATCTGGGGGGTGTCCGTTTTGCTGGCCATACCCGTCATCGTGTACCGCAAGTTAACCTTGAGACCAAACAACAGGAGCCTGGTCTGCTTCCTGAAGTACCCCAGTGAAGGACACAGGGTTTTTCATCTGCTCTTCGAGGCCTTCACTGGCTTTCTGCTGCCTTTCCTGGCCGTAGTGGCCAGCTACTCGGACATTGGGCGCAGGTTGCAGGCCCGGCGCTTCCGCCGCAGCCGCCGCACAGGCCGCCTGGTGGCGCTCATCATCCTGGCCTTCGCGGCCTTCTGGCTACCCTACCATGTGGTGAACCTGGCGGAGGCCGGCTGCTTGCTGGCCGGCAGGACCGCCGAGTCCGGGCCTACCGGGCATCGGCTGTACCTGGCCCGCCAAGTGCTCATCGCGCTGGCCTTCCTGAGCAGCAGCGTGAACCCCGTGCTGTACGCGTGCGCCGGCGGTGGCCTGCTGCGCTCAGTCGGCGTGGGCTGGGTTGCCAAGCTGTTGGAGGGCACGGGCTCCGAGGCGTTGAGCACCCGCCACAGGGGCACCGTGGGCCAGACGATGAGGGATGTCCGCGCCTGTCCTGAGCCTGGCCCCACCGAGAGCCTCGCTGCCTGCACCAACAGTACCGAGTGA
- the LTB4R gene encoding leukotriene B4 receptor 1 isoform X2 has product MAINSTCLAVPSSPGVMFISLLAIILLSVALAVGLPGNSFVVWSILVKMRKRSVTALLVLNLALADLAVLLTAPFFLHFLAQGTWSFGLAGCRLFHYVCGVSMYASVLLIMAMSLDRSLAVARPFISQKLRTKAIACWVLVGIWGVSVLLAIPVIVYRKLTLRPNNRSLVCFLKYPSEGHRVFHLLFEAFTGFLLPFLAVVASYSDIGRRLQARRFRRSRRTGRLVALIILAFAAFWLPYHVVNLAEAGCLLAGRTAESGPTGHRLYLARQVLIALAFLSSSVNPVLYACAGGGLLRSVGVGWVAKLLEGTGSEALSTRHRGTVGQTMRDVRACPEPGPTESLAACTNSTE; this is encoded by the coding sequence ATGGCCATAAACTCTACATGTCTTGCAGTCCCCTCTTCTCCAGGTGTCATGTTCATATCTCTGCTGGCTATCATCCTACTGTCAGTGGCGCTGGCTGTGGGCCTTCCTGGCAACAGCTTTGTGGTGTGGAGCATACTGGTAAAGATGCGGAAGCGCTCTGTCACTGCCCTGCTGGTGCTGAACTTGGCTCTGGCTGACTTGGCTGTGTTGCTCACTGCCCCCTTTTTCCTCCACTTCCTGGCCCAAGGCACCTGGAGTTTTGGACTGGCAGGCTGCCGCCTGTTCCACTACGTCTGTGGAGTCAGCATGTATGCCAGTGTCCTGCTGATCATGGCTATGAGTCTGGACCGCTCACTGGCAGTGGCCCGCCCTTTTATATCGCAGAAGCTGCGCACCAAGGCGATTGCCTGCTGGGTGCTGGTAGGCATCTGGGGGGTGTCCGTTTTGCTGGCCATACCCGTCATCGTGTACCGCAAGTTAACCTTGAGACCAAACAACAGGAGCCTGGTCTGCTTCCTGAAGTACCCCAGTGAAGGACACAGGGTTTTTCATCTGCTCTTCGAGGCCTTCACTGGCTTTCTGCTGCCTTTCCTGGCCGTAGTGGCCAGCTACTCGGACATTGGGCGCAGGTTGCAGGCCCGGCGCTTCCGCCGCAGCCGCCGCACAGGCCGCCTGGTGGCGCTCATCATCCTGGCCTTCGCGGCCTTCTGGCTACCCTACCATGTGGTGAACCTGGCGGAGGCCGGCTGCTTGCTGGCCGGCAGGACCGCCGAGTCCGGGCCTACCGGGCATCGGCTGTACCTGGCCCGCCAAGTGCTCATCGCGCTGGCCTTCCTGAGCAGCAGCGTGAACCCCGTGCTGTACGCGTGCGCCGGCGGTGGCCTGCTGCGCTCAGTCGGCGTGGGCTGGGTTGCCAAGCTGTTGGAGGGCACGGGCTCCGAGGCGTTGAGCACCCGCCACAGGGGCACCGTGGGCCAGACGATGAGGGATGTCCGCGCCTGTCCTGAGCCTGGCCCCACCGAGAGCCTCGCTGCCTGCACCAACAGTACCGAGTGA
- the LTB4R2 gene encoding leukotriene B4 receptor 2 has translation MSACYRPPGNETLLSWKASRVTGTTFLLLAALLGLPGNGFVVWSLLGWRPTRGRPLAATLVLHLALADGAVLLLTPLFVAFLMGQAWPLGQAGCKAVYYVCALSMYASVLLTSLLSLQRCLAVTRPFLAPRLRSPALARRLLLAVWLAALLLALPAAVYRHLWGDRVCQLCHPSPAHAAAHLSLETLTAFVFPFGLVLGCYSVTLVRLRGAHWGTRRHGTRVGRLVSAIVLAFGLLWAPYHVVNILQAVAALAPPEGALARFGGAGQAARAGTTALAFFSSSVNPVLYVFTAGDLLPRAGPRFLTRLFEGSGEARGGGRSREGTMELRATPRLKVVGQGRGNGDPGGGAEKDSQGWDP, from the coding sequence ATGTCGGCCTGCTACCGTCCCCCTGGGAACGAGACCCTACTGAGCTGGAAGGCCTCGCGGGTCACAGGCACCACCTTCCTGCTGCTGGCGGCGCTGCTGGGGCTGCCAGGCAATGGCTTCGTAGTGTGGAGCTTGTTAGGCTGGCGGCCCACACGGGGGCGACCGCTAGCAGCCACGCTCGTGCTGCACCTGGCGCTGGCTGACGGCGCAGTGTTGCTGCTCACGCCGCTCTTCGTGGCCTTCCTGATGGGGCAGGCCTGGCCACTGGGCCAGGCGGGCTGCAAGGCCGTATACTACGTGTGCGCGCTCAGCATGTACGCCAGCGTCCTGCTCACCAGCCTGCTCAGCCTGCAGCGTTGCCTCGCCGTCACCCGCCCCTTTCTGGCGCCGCGACTGCGCAGCCCGGCCCTGGCCCGCCGCCTGCTGCTTGCGGTCTGGTTGGCCGCTCTGTTGCTGGCCCTTCCGGCCGCCGTCTACCGCCACCTCTGGGGGGACCGCGTGTGCCAGCTGTGCCACCCGTCGCCGGCCCACGCCGCTGCCCACCTGAGTCTGGAGACTCTGACTGCCTTCGTGTTTCCCTTTGGGCTGGTGCTCGGCTGTTACAGCGTGACGCTAGTGCGGCTGCGGGGCGCCCACTGGGGCACCAGGCGGCACGGGACGCGGGTGGGCCGGCTGGTGAGCGCCATTGTGCTCGCCTTTGGCTTGCTCTGGGCCCCCTACCACGTGGTCAACATTCTTCAGGCGGTCGCTGCACTGGCTCCGCCAGAAGGCGCTTTGGCGAGGTTCGGTGGTGCCGGCCAGGCAGCGCGAGCTGGAACTACGGCCTTGGCCTTCTTCAGCTCCAGCGTCAACCCGGTGCTCTATGTCTTCACTGCCGGGGATCTGCTGCCCCGGGCAGGGCCCCGCTTCCTCACACGGCTCTTTGAGGGCTCAGGAGAGGCCCGCGGGGGTGGGCGCTCTAGGGAGGGGACCATGGAGCTTCGAGCTACCCCTCGGCTCAAAGTGGTGGGGCAGGGCCGGGGCAACGGAgaccctgggggaggggcagagaaggACAGTCAAGGATGGGACCCTTGA
- the CIDEB gene encoding lipid transferase CIDEB — MEHLSALNPRGLLRSLSYMSSEFSRRVWTSAPPPQRPFRVCDHKRTTRKGLTAATHQELLAKALESLHLSGELTLVLEEDGTAVESEDFLQLLEDDTCLMVLECGQSWSPSRSGVLSYGLGREKPKHSKDIARITFDVYKQNPRDLFGSLNIKATFYGLYSMSCDFQGLGPKKVLRELLRWTSTLLQGLGHMLLGVSSTLRHTLEGAEQGQWQRQGRLHPY, encoded by the exons ATGGAGCACCTCTCTGCCCTGAACCCCAGAGGCTTACTCAG GTCACTATCCTATATGAGCTCTGAGTTTAGCCGGAGGGTCTGGACCTCAGCTCCACCACCCCAGCGACCTTTCCGTGTCTGTGATCACAAGAGGACCACTCGGAAAGGCCTGACAGCTGCCACCCACCAGGAACTTCTAGCAAAG GCCCTGGAAAGCCTGCATCTGAGTGGGGAGCTCACACTGGTGCTAGAGGAGGATGGGACCGCCGTGGAGAGTGAGGACTTCTTGCAGCTGTTGGAGGATGACACATGCCTGATGGTGCTGGAGTGCGGGCAGAGCTGGAGCCCCAGCAGG AGTGGGGTGCTGTCATACGGCCTGGGCCGGGAGAAGCCCAAGCACAGCAAGGACATCGCCCGCATCACCTTCGACGTGTACAAGCAAAACCCCAGAGACCTCTTTGGCAGCCTGAACATCAAAGCCACCTTCTACGGGCTCTACTCCATGAGCTGCGACTTTCAAGGACTTGGCCCAAAGAAAGTACTCAG ggaGCTCCTCCGTTGGACCTCCACACTACTGCAAGGCCTGGGCCACATGTTGCTGGGAGTTTCTTCCACCCTTCGCCACACACTGGAAGGAGCGGAGCAGGGGCAGTGGCAGCGCCAGGGCCGCCTCCATCCCTACTGA